In the Scomber japonicus isolate fScoJap1 chromosome 18, fScoJap1.pri, whole genome shotgun sequence genome, one interval contains:
- the LOC128379355 gene encoding natterin-3-like, with translation MVLYKVICVAALLTLLAAESRSQPNDSILDPAPEDRTADITSDRTTDEFPLSSPTLRQKRGASNDYNPIPNSNLRWVYRRSGSRLPAGTVYYGNWYTHRRDYICHCRCAAGFHAAGSNTCKYAYGFKEHTCTNFYLLVNKDNFELFEFKSGSYGSVPKDAIRTCRNVNIFVGKNKYGLGKVDVRNKSFYLPWEGWEYKYRYYDVLVMSRKVKSDRISDVKYNFKAAKKISHPPEVMTKASTSNYQCRTLSKTVHLSKEYSEEKRWDSTTSISVGVTTSFTGKIPFVGETGIEVSASVTKDISKGSSISVSKNLAVDVSVTVPPNHSCGVKIMGHRYTTKVPYTARLSRTYKNGKVKSTTTTGTFNGVNVVDFRSVVDRCVPLPHAHPCK, from the coding sequence ACTCCATACTGGACCCAGCGCCAGAGGACAGGACCGCTGACATCACCTCGGACAGAACAACAGATGAATTTCCTCTGTCTTCTCCTACcctgagacagaagagaggtGCCAGTAATGACTATAACCCGATTCCTAACTCCAACTTGAGATGGGTGTACAGGCGTTCTGGTAGTCGTCTCCCTGCTGGAACTGTGTATTACGGCAACTGGTACACACATCGTCGTGACTATATTTGCCATTGTCGTTGTGCAGCAGGTTTCCACGCTGCAGGAAGTAATACGTGCAAATATGCGTATGGTTTCAAAGAACATACATGCACTAACTTTTATCTCCTGGTGAACAAAGACAATTTTGAGCTTTTTGAGTTTAAGTCCGGTTCCTATGGTTCAGTGCCTAAGGATGCAATCAGGACCTGCCGTAATGTTAACATATTTGTTGGGAAGAACAAGTATGGTCTTGGGAAGGTGGATGTCAGAAATAAGTCCTTCTATCTTCCCTGGGAAGGTTGGGAGTACAAGTACAGGTATTACGATGTCCTGGTCATGAGCAGGAAAGTTAAGTCAGACCGCATTTCTGATGTCAAGTACAACTTTAAAGCAGCTAAAAAAATTAGTCATCCTCCAGAGGTCATGACCAAGGCTTCCACTAGCAATTACCAGTGTAGAACACTTTCCAAAACAGTTCATCTCTCAAAGGAGTATTCAGAAGAGAAAAGGTGGGACAGTACCACTTCCATCTCAGTTGGTGTTACAACCAGCTTCACTGGCAAAATCCCATTTGTTGGCGAGACAGGTATTGAGGTCAGTGCTTCAGTAACAAAGGATATCTCCAAAGGCAGCAGCATAAGCGTGTCGAAAAATCTTGCTGTCGATGTGTCGGTAACTGTCCCACCAAACCACTCCTGTGGTGTCAAAATTATGGGACATAGGTACACAACAAAAGTCCCATACACAGCACGCCTCTCCCGCACATACAAAAACGGGAAAGTCAAATCAACAACCACCACTGGGACATTCAATGGTGTCAATGTTGTAGATTTCAGGTCTGTTGTAGATCGCTGTGTCCCTCTTCCCCATGCTCATCCTTgcaagtaa
- the LOC128379354 gene encoding natterin-3-like, producing MVLYKVICVAALLTLLAAESRSQPNDSILDPAPEDRTADITSDRTTDEFPLSSPTLRQKRGASNDYNPIPNSNLRWVYRRSGSRLPAGTVYYGNWYTHRRDYICHCRCAAGFHAAGSNTCKYAYGFKEHTCTNFYLLVNKDNFELFEFKSGSYGSVPKDAIRTCRNVNIFVGKNKYGLGKVDVRNKSFYLPWEGWEYKYRYYDVLVMSRKVKSDRISDVKYNFKAAKKISHPPEVMTKASTSNYQCRTLSKTVHLSKEYSEEKRWDSTTSISVGVTTSFTGKIPFVGETGIEVSTSVTKDISKGSSISVSKNLAVDVSVTVPPNHSCGVKIMGHRYTTKVPYTARLSRTYKNGKVKSTTTTGTFNGVNVVDFRSVVDRCVPLRHAHPCK from the exons ATGGTTCTCTACAAAGTGATCTGTGTGGCAGCTCTGCTGACTCTACTGGCAGCAG agtCTCGCTCACAACCAAATG ACTCCATACTGGACCCAGCGCCAGAGGACAGGACCGCTGACATCACCTCGGACAGAACAACAGATGAATTTCCTCTGTCTTCTCCTACcctgagacagaagagaggtGCCAGTAATGACTATAACCCGATTCCTAACTCCAACTTGAGATGGGTGTACAGGCGTTCTGGTAGTCGTCTCCCTGCTGGAACTGTGTATTACGGCAACTGGTACACACATCGTCGTGACTATATTTGCCATTGTCGTTGTGCAGCAGGTTTCCACGCTGCAGGAAGTAATACGTGCAAATATGCGTATGGTTTCAAAGAACATACATGCACTAACTTTTATCTCCTGGTGAACAAAGACAATTTTGAGCTTTTTGAGTTTAAGTCCGGTTCCTATGGTTCAGTGCCTAAGGATGCAATCAGGACCTGCCGTAATGTTAACATATTTGTTGGGAAGAACAAGTATGGTCTTGGGAAGGTGGATGTCAGAAATAAGTCCTTCTATCTTCCCTGGGAAGGTTGGGAGTACAAGTACAGGTATTACGATGTCCTGGTCATGAGCAGGAAAGTTAAGTCAGACCGCATTTCTGATGTCAAGTACAACTTTAAAGCAGCTAAAAAAATTAGTCATCCTCCAGAGGTCATGACCAAGGCTTCCACTAGCAATTACCAGTGTAGAACACTTTCCAAAACAGTTCATCTCTCAAAGGAGTATTCAGAAGAGAAAAGGTGGGACAGTACCACTTCCATCTCAGTTGGTGTTACAACCAGCTTCACTGGCAAAATCCCATTTGTTGGCGAGACAGGCATTGAGGTCAGTACTTCAGTAACAAAGGATATCTCCAAAGGCAGCAGCATAAGCGTGTCGAAAAATCTTGCTGTCGATGTGTCGGTAACTGTCCCACCAAACCACTCCTGTGGTGTCAAAATTATGGGACATAGGTACACAACAAAAGTCCCATACACAGCACGCCTCTCCCGCACATACAAAAACGGGAAAGTCAAATCAACAACCACCACTGGGACATTCAATGGTGTCAATGTTGTAGATTTCAGGTCTGTTGTAGATCGCTGTGTCCCTCTTCGCCATGCTCATCCTTgcaagtaa